The genomic interval GTTTGCTAGGAGCAAACACCTGTCACATCCTTGGGCTTGCGAATCGCTTCGCGATTCACCTGGCCCAGCCCTCAAAAGCAGATACCGCAAGGATTGGTCGTTCTTTTTTTTCGGGCTTCCTGCGGATGCTCTCGGTGTTTGCTAGGAGCAAACACCTGTCACAAGCTTGGGCCAGACGATTTGCCGTGAATATATAGGAGATTGAAGTTTTAGCTGCTCAGCGCCGAATATATAACAGACGATGGAAAGAAGACACCTGATCAGCTGCCTTATCATAAGTATCTGTTTTGCCGCAAATGCCGATGTTTATCACACCGTAAAACCCGGCGAAACCCTGTACCGCTTGTCCAGGGAATACGGAGTTTCTGTAGATGAGCTGAAAGAGATAAACAGAATTAAAAATGTAAGTGATATCCCTGTTGGTACACGTTTATTGATAAAAAAAGATGAGAACGCAATAGATTCGTATATATCGTATACCGTCAAGAGGGGAGATACCTTATACAGCATCGCACGAAAGAATGATATGGGTCTGGCAGAGTTATTGCGGATAAATGGATTAATCGAGAGCCATATTCTGCAGGTAGGAGAAGTGCTCCAGCTTAAGCTATCCGAAGATCAGACGCAGAAAACGCCGACTGCCGTCGTAGAAAACCCTCAAAATACAGATACAACTGGGAATGTCCAGAAGAACGCAGAATATTTCTGGCCTCACCAGGGAGAACAGGTTCCCCTGAATGGTAAACTTGTGGGAAAGGAGATAAACGGGCGAAACGGTGACCCGATAGTCTCTGTCTCGTCCGGAAAGGTTATCTGGGTAGCCCCCTACCATGGATATGGGAAAATTATAATGGTAGAGTCTCCAGACAAGCATATTTTCGCATACGGCGGGAATGGGGACACCCTTGTTAATGTGGGTGACCGTGTACGGCCGGGACAAAAGCTTGGCCTTTTAGGGAGCGGAGGAATCGAAGGAGAAGCAAAGGCATTTTTCTTCGTGTATAAAAATGGAAAACCCGTTGACCCCGAATCCGCCCCAAGGAAATAGCAAGCAGATGAAAACCAGAATTGTCGGTATCTGTGGCGGTTCGGGTTCAGGTAAAACTACAGTAGTCAGGAAAATCGGAGAAACCTTCCCAGATTTTGTTTGCATACCCCAGGACAATTATTATAAGTCGGCCTATAATATAAGGGCACCTCTAAAAACGTGGTATTTTTGCCATAGTCAAGGAGGGAAGATTTTGTAGCACCCGCAAACTCTTGTGGTAACAAGAGTTGAGGACTGCGGGAAATCTTGACGACGCAGGATATGGGGAAAAGAGTAG from Marispirochaeta sp. carries:
- a CDS encoding LysM peptidoglycan-binding domain-containing M23 family metallopeptidase, translated to MERRHLISCLIISICFAANADVYHTVKPGETLYRLSREYGVSVDELKEINRIKNVSDIPVGTRLLIKKDENAIDSYISYTVKRGDTLYSIARKNDMGLAELLRINGLIESHILQVGEVLQLKLSEDQTQKTPTAVVENPQNTDTTGNVQKNAEYFWPHQGEQVPLNGKLVGKEINGRNGDPIVSVSSGKVIWVAPYHGYGKIIMVESPDKHIFAYGGNGDTLVNVGDRVRPGQKLGLLGSGGIEGEAKAFFFVYKNGKPVDPESAPRK